TGGATGGAGCCGACCTCGAGGCCCGTCGCCTGGAGCGAACGGATGGCGGTCTCACGACCGGAACCCGGGCCCTTGACGAAGACGTCAACCTTGCGCATGCCGTGCTCCTGCGCGCGACGGGCGGCCGACTCGGCGGCCATCTGCGCGGCGAAGGGGGTGGACTTGCGCGAGCCCTTGAAGCCGACGTGGCCGGCGGAGGCCCAGGAGATCACGTTGCCCGAGGGGTCCGTGATCGAGACGATGGTGTTGTTGAACGTGCTCTTGATGTGGGCGTGCCCATGAGCGACGTTCTTCTTTTCCTTGCGGCGCACCTTCTTGGCAGCGCCCTGACGACCCTTGGGGGGCATCTAGTTACTCCTACGGGGAGGTGGTCGGTCCTACAGCGAAGACCGCTGGTGAAGCGTTGTCCGCTGAGGACTACTTCTTGCCGGGCTTCTTCTTGCCGGCGATGGCGCGACGCGGGCCCTTGCGGGTGCGGGCGTTCGTGCTCGTACGCTGACCGCGGACGGGCAGACCACGACGGTGACGGAGACCCTGGTAGCAGCCGATCTCGACCTTGCGGCGGATGTCGGCCTGGACCTCGCGACGGAGGTCACCCTCGGTCTTGATGTTGCTGTCGACGTACTCACGAATCGCGACGAGCTGCTCCTCGGAGAGGTCGCGAACGCGGGTGTTCGGGTCGATGCCGGTCTCCGCCAGCGTCTGCTGGGAGAGGGTCCGACCGATGCCGAACACGTAGGTCAGGGCGACCTCCACGCGCTTTTCGCGCGGGATGTCAACACCGGAAACGCGTGCCATTCAATGGCTCCTGGTGATCTTCGGAGGTCTTCCGCAGTACCGGCTCCCAGCCGCCGTACCAGGTACGAACTGGGTCCTCGGCCTCCGAACCGAGGGTGTCAGGCACCAGGTGCCTGGGTACTGCGTATGAACAAATTCAGCTCGCGTCGCGCGAATCTCTGCGATGTCGATGCAGAGGGTTAGGTCGTGCGTCAGCCCTGGCGCTGCTTGTGGCGCGGGTTCTCGCAAATGACCATGACCCGACCGTGACGGCGGATCACCCTGCACTTGTCGCAGATCTTCTTGACGCTCGGCTTGACCTTCATGGGATTGAGGTTCTCCGAGTCAGAGGGATCTACTTGTAGCGGTAGACGATCCGGCCACGCGTCAGGTCGTACGGAGACAGCTCCACCACGACCCGGTCGTCAGGGAGGATGCGGATGTAGTGCATACGCATCTTGCCGCTGATGTGTGCCAGGACCTGGTGGCCGTTCTGGAGCTCGACCTTGAACATGGCGTTCGGAAGAGACTCGACGACAGTGCCCTCGATCTCGATGGCACCTTGCTTCTTGGCCACGCTTCGCCCTTCGAATCGACTACCTTGATCGACTCCCGCACCTGTCTCTTACGAGTGCATGCGGACATGCGGGTGCACGAGAGCCGACGAGTCAGTCTACGTCAGCACACCCGGAAAGACGAATCGAGGAAGGATGCCCGGGTGGGGAGATCTTTAAGCACGCGTCTATGCCACGGGATCCGGCGCGGCGACAACGCCGTACTCCGCGAGCTTCGCCTTGCCCCCGTCGGGAGCCGTCAGGACCAGCGGGCCGTCGGCCGTCAGCGCCACCGAGTGCTCCCAGTGCGAGGACCACGTGCCGTCCGTCGTGATGACCGTCCAGTCGTCCGACAACACCTCGGTCCGGGGGGTGCCCAGCGACACCATCGGCTCGATCGCCAGGCAGAAGCCCGGCACCAGCTTCGGGCCCTTGCCCCGGCGCCGGTCGACGTAGTTCAGCAGATGCGGGTCCATGTGCATCTCGGTGCCGATGCCATGGCCGCCGTAGTCCTCGATGATCCCGTACTTGCCGCCGCCCGGCTTCGGCTGGCGGCGGATGTACGTCTCGATGGCCTTGGAGACGTCCAGCAGCCGGTTGCCCTGCTTCATCGCGGCGATACCGGCCCACATGGACTCCTCGGTCACCCGAGACAGCTCGATCAGCTCCGGAGCGTGACCCGAGCCCACGAACGCGGTGAACGCCGCGTCGCCGTGCCAGCCGTCGACGATCGCGCCGGCGTCGATGGAGATGATGTCGCCGTCCTTCAGCACGACCTCGTCGGAGGGGATGCCGTGGACGACGACCTCGTTGACGGAGGTGCAGATCGTCGCGGGGAAACCGCCGTACCCGAGGAAGTTGGACTTCGCGCCGTGCTCGGCGATCACCTTGCGCGCGACCTCGTCGAGGTCCTTGGTGCTGGCGCCGGGGACCGCGGCCTCACGCGTGGCCGCATGGATCGCGGCGACGACCAGCCCCGCCTCTCGCATCTTGGCGATCTGCTCGGGGCTCTTGATCTGCACCATGGGGGTCCTGCGCTCTCCGTCACTCGACCGGTTCGGGTTACCTGCACAACAACAGTACGGCCGTGGAGTCCCTCAGGACTTCACGGCCGTACCAGGACGACGACTACTGGTCGTCGCCCTCACGCTTCAGCGCGGCCAGCGCGCGGGTGGTGACCTCGTCCACCGGACCCATGGCCTCGATCGTCACCACCAGGCCCTGGGCCTTGTAGTAGTCGATGATCGGCTCGGTCTGCGTGTGGTAGACCTCCAGCCGCGTCCGGACGGTGGCCTCGGAGTCGTCGTCACGCTGGTACAGCTCGCCGCCGCAGACGTCGCAGACGCCTTCCTTGGCGGGCTTCTTGTACGTCACGTGGAAGACGTGGGCGGAGTCGTTGCGACAGATGCGCCGGCCGGCGATCCGCTTGACGACCTCCTCCTCCGGGGCCTCCAGGTCGAGCACGGCGTCCAGCTTGATGCCCTCGGTGTTCAGCAGCTCGTCCAGCGCCTCGGCCTGCGAGACGTTCCGCGGGAAGCCGTCCAGGAGGAAGCCGTTCACGGCGTCCGCCTGTTCCATACGGTCCTTGGCCATCGCAATGGTGACCTCGTCGGGGACGAGGTTGCCGGCGTCCATGTAGGACTTCGCGAGTTTGCCGAGCTCCGTCTGCTGGCTGATGTTGGCGCGGAACAGGTCGCCCGTGGAGATGTGCGGGACACGCAGCTTCTCGGCGAGGCGCGTGGCCTGCGTTCCCTTTCCGGCGCCAGGCGGCCCGACGAGGACGATTCGCATCAGCGGAGGAACCCTTCGTAATTGCGCTGCTGGAGCTGGCTCTCGATCTGCTTCACCGTCTCGAGACCGACACCCACGATGATCAGGATGCTGGTACCGCCGAAGGGGAAGTTCTGGTTTGCCCCGAAACCAACCAACGCCATCGTCGGGACGAGAGCAATCAGGCCCAAGTACAGCGAACCCGGCCAGGTGATCCGGTTGAGCACGTACGACAGGTACTCAGCGGTCGGTCGGCCAGCCCGGAT
This DNA window, taken from Streptomyces sp. NBC_00663, encodes the following:
- the rpsK gene encoding 30S ribosomal protein S11 — translated: MPPKGRQGAAKKVRRKEKKNVAHGHAHIKSTFNNTIVSITDPSGNVISWASAGHVGFKGSRKSTPFAAQMAAESAARRAQEHGMRKVDVFVKGPGSGRETAIRSLQATGLEVGSIQDVTPTPHNGCRPPKRRRV
- the rpsM gene encoding 30S ribosomal protein S13, with protein sequence MARVSGVDIPREKRVEVALTYVFGIGRTLSQQTLAETGIDPNTRVRDLSEEQLVAIREYVDSNIKTEGDLRREVQADIRRKVEIGCYQGLRHRRGLPVRGQRTSTNARTRKGPRRAIAGKKKPGKK
- the rpmJ gene encoding 50S ribosomal protein L36, with translation MKVKPSVKKICDKCRVIRRHGRVMVICENPRHKQRQG
- the infA gene encoding translation initiation factor IF-1, giving the protein MAKKQGAIEIEGTVVESLPNAMFKVELQNGHQVLAHISGKMRMHYIRILPDDRVVVELSPYDLTRGRIVYRYK
- the map gene encoding type I methionyl aminopeptidase codes for the protein MVQIKSPEQIAKMREAGLVVAAIHAATREAAVPGASTKDLDEVARKVIAEHGAKSNFLGYGGFPATICTSVNEVVVHGIPSDEVVLKDGDIISIDAGAIVDGWHGDAAFTAFVGSGHAPELIELSRVTEESMWAGIAAMKQGNRLLDVSKAIETYIRRQPKPGGGKYGIIEDYGGHGIGTEMHMDPHLLNYVDRRRGKGPKLVPGFCLAIEPMVSLGTPRTEVLSDDWTVITTDGTWSSHWEHSVALTADGPLVLTAPDGGKAKLAEYGVVAAPDPVA
- a CDS encoding adenylate kinase — protein: MRIVLVGPPGAGKGTQATRLAEKLRVPHISTGDLFRANISQQTELGKLAKSYMDAGNLVPDEVTIAMAKDRMEQADAVNGFLLDGFPRNVSQAEALDELLNTEGIKLDAVLDLEAPEEEVVKRIAGRRICRNDSAHVFHVTYKKPAKEGVCDVCGGELYQRDDDSEATVRTRLEVYHTQTEPIIDYYKAQGLVVTIEAMGPVDEVTTRALAALKREGDDQ